One Labeo rohita strain BAU-BD-2019 chromosome 12, IGBB_LRoh.1.0, whole genome shotgun sequence genomic region harbors:
- the LOC127173741 gene encoding clarin-3, whose protein sequence is MPSGKKLVHFLSSAGLCAAGVVVLGYGMSADWANAVLECAPTGSDNFAGNSSLETGLFNGTETKLQCPRIDSPGAKVAVFNRLAKNAGAPVILHALVVILLALALLGSAGSILVTLYNSFSNPYQTYMGPIGLYTCSGLSVCVAFLALILYVSNIYAGEMFQTLVKAVEPNVKLRNPKITLQVGFFLLIPYICFNLLAILVVFLYVHAAYTRRKEQEKPTEDAPKEIMMY, encoded by the exons ATGCCGTCCGGGAAGAAGCTGGTGCATTTCTTGTCAAGTGCTGGTTTGTGTGCTGCTGGAGTGGTTGTATTGGGTTACGGGATGTCGGCGGATTGGGCCAATGCCGTCTTGGAGTGCGCTCCGACCGGAAGCGACAATTTCGCTGGAAACTCCAGTCTCGAAACTGGCCTTTTCAATGGCACAGAAACCAAACTCCAATGCCCCAGGATCGACTCGCCTGGAGCAAAAGTGGCTG TGTTCAATCGCCTGGCGAAAAATGCAGGCGCTCCGGTCATCCTGCACGCTCTGGTCGTCATCCTGCTGGCGCTGGCTCTTTTGGGTTCTGCAGGCAGTATTCtggtcacactgtacaacagcTTTAGTAACCCATACCAGACCTACATGGGCCCAATAGGACTATACACATGCAGTGGACTCAGTG TGTGTGTGGCCTTCCTGGCGCTGATTCTGTACGTGTCAAACATCTACGCGGGTGAGATGTTCCAGACGCTGGTGAAAGCAGTCGAACCCAACGTAAAGTTGAGGAATCCCAAAATTACCCTACAGGTGGGGTTCTTCCTCCTGATACCGTACATCTGCTTTAACCTGCTGGCCATCCTCGTGGTCTTTCTGTACGTCCACGCCGCGTACACACGCCGCAAAGAGCAGGAGAAACCAACGGAGGATGCGCCCAAAGAGATCATGATGTACTAA